A stretch of Aedes aegypti strain LVP_AGWG chromosome 2, AaegL5.0 Primary Assembly, whole genome shotgun sequence DNA encodes these proteins:
- the LOC110676570 gene encoding protein ALP1-like has product MANILRAVQVVKMVQAVRELQQLREDLNLASERRWWVRPSNQTRSSEGFFETAYPLMRREDPEYFFKCTRMSPRVFDILLDRIKHRLRKYSIREPIKPACRLFLTLMYLAHGSSVFEISRLFRMGVTTVREVTQEVTKVLWDELHETFMPEVTEDKWKQCSDEFETKWNLPHCCAAVDGKHIPIRCPPNSGSLYFNYKKQHSIVLMGMCDANYNFVAVDVGAYGGNADSSVFSSSEFGRRLLQGRLGLPQATALPNGQLMPYFKVGDAAFPLKTNLMRPYPGRNLPAVQEHFNYRLSRARRVIENAFGILVSRWRILLSPLYLHPEAADNLVKATLVLHNFVKATNETQYAPPGYTDQIGSHGEIIVPGDWRLTAEPLNSVENNFVQRGNNAPRSAYEVRDSLAQYLFANNILL; this is encoded by the exons ATGGCGAATATATTAAGAGCGGTCCAAGTTGTTAAAATGGTGCAAGCTGTGCGAGAGCTGCAGCAGCTTCGTGAGGATTTGAATCTTGCATCCGAACGAAGATGGTGGGTGCGACCTTCGAACCAGACCCGTTCCTCGGAAGGATTTTTTGAAACAGCGTACCCGTTGATGAGAAGGGAGGACCCGGAATATTTCTTCAAATGCACACGAATGTCCCCTCGCGTGTTTGACATCCTGTTGGATCGCATTAAGCACCGACTGCGAAAGTATTCGATTCGCGAACCCATAAAACCGGCATGTCGGCTGTTCCTGACACTAAT GTACTTGGCTCACGGATCGAGTGTTTTCGAAATTTCCCGATTGTTCAGGATGGGGGTAACAACGGTCCGAGAAGTGACACAAGAGGTAACGAAAGTTTTATGGGATGAGCTACACGAGACGTTCATGCCCGAAGTCACTGAGGATAAGTGGAAGCAGTGTAGCGATGAATTCGAAACCAAGTGGAACCTTCCTCACTGCTGCGCCGCGGTGGATGGAAAACATATTCCGATACGTTGCCCTCCAAATTCCGGATCGTTATACTTCAACTATAAAAAACAGCATTCTATCGTACTTATGGGAATGTGCGACGCAAACTACAACTTTGTAGCGGTGGATGTTGGAGCATACGGAGGAAACGCCGACAGCAGTGTCTTCAGCTCGAGTGAATTCGGTCGCCGTTTGTTGCAAGGCCGCTTGGGGCTACCTCAAGCCACGGCTCTTCCAAATGGACAGCTAATGCCCTACTTCAAGGTGGGGGACGCCGCATTTCCCCTCAAAACCAATCTAATGAGGCCGTATCCAGGACGTAACCTACCTGCCGTGCAAGAACATTTTAATTACAGGCTGTCACGTGCCAGAAGGGTGATTGAAAATGCCTTTGGCATTTTGGTTTCTCGGTGGCGCATTCTACTATCGCCATTATACCTGCACCCTGAAGCAGCCGATAATTTGGTTAAGGCCACACTGGTTCTTCACAATTTCGTGAAGGCTACAAATGAAACCCAGTATGCTCCTCCGGGTTACACTGACCAAATTGGAAGCCATGGTGAAATCATTGTGCCTGGAGACTGGCGGTTAACAGCGGAACCTCTCAACAGCGTAGAAAACAATTTTGTGCAACGTGGGAATAATGCACCTCGCAGTGCTTATGAAGTACGGGATTCCTTGGCACAATATCTTTTcgcaaataatattttattataa
- the LOC5572918 gene encoding putative defense protein 1, which translates to MAYQYACVLLAVALIAAPALSHPVGAPLEACTDMMPHHLAEPQKLAAPYKILLNKERAVSGESVTVTIQGNTPQDTIKGLLCQARVDETAVGSFDIPSSDDYVQTLDCGNVKMSAVTHKRITTAPNSISFDWVVPDGLTENVKMTCTIVQSLRVFWVKVKADNLKVN; encoded by the exons ATGGCCTACCAATACGCCTGCGTGCTGTTGGCTGTCGCATTGATCGCTGCACCAGCCCTCTCTCACCCAGTCGGTGCTCCGTTAGAAGCCTGCACCGACATGATGCCACACCATCTTGCGGAACCGCAGAAATTGGCTGCCCCGTACAAGATTCTACTCAACAAGGAACGGGCCGTATCTGGCGAAAGCGTTACGGTCACAATACAGGGAAACACTCCACAGGACACAATCAAGGGTCTGCTCTGCCAGGCTCGTGTCGACGAAACTGCCGTTGGATCATTCGACATTCCGTCTAGCGACGATTACGTACAAACTCTAGACTGCGGTAACGTTAAAATG TCGGCCGTCACCCACAAAAGAATCACCACTGCACCAAACAGCATTTCCTTTGACTGGGTTGTCCCTGATGGACTTACCGAGAATGTTAAGATGACCTGCACCATTGTTCAGAGCCTACGTGTTTTCTGGGTTAAGGTGAAGGCTGATAACTTGAAGGTTAACTAA
- the LOC5572920 gene encoding uncharacterized protein LOC5572920, whose protein sequence is MEEHIYNNFNPTRCNICFTRATDRRLALADQKVRFCKGCRLIGYCGEQHQKDDWKNHKDFCRAVTKILTMKKIDHIIEVRNENDKIVGGTRRDLECAISLAECLIISILQRKLLHHEYTLLRFPNVCHVCFEYDIGKLKPCTGCHQIFYCSEEHRLVDAEKHDQWCEMYRVNMMLDADYPTRLETFGFSKLNAFKRVKFPVDTFDLVNLVYSANIPCRPESIEDLNDLKFVSNYSHVSTILYALNLTYMYEELQETLVVYVVGAEYEIVYFDYNTCSVIFTFIPQIRNVVIHFIGPALSSIKDEIELNYEGARSVKMYYHKAFFHSLEPAQPMDRPQIIISFNCGFHEHIDSNRDTWTHSLVRLLRFVNIPIVFTSYTREEACQDCAIVYSIGKKIKKKELVFVKRAIDNPYKDYKPLRNTNHMDGCDELYYSNGYFSLVVSRVP, encoded by the exons ATGGAGGAGCACATTTACAACAACTTCAATCCGACGCGTTGTAACATTTGCTTTACCCGGGCCACCGATCGACGTTTGGCCCTGGCCGATCAGAAAGTGCGCTTCTGCAAAGGATGTCGCTTAATTGGGTACTGCGGCGAGCAGCACCAGAAGGACGACTGGAAGAACCACAAGGATTTCTGCCGCGCGGTTACCAAGATACTCaccatgaagaaaatcgatcacATCATCGAAGTGCGGAACGAAAACGATAAGATTGTCGGCGGAACGAGGCGCGATTTGGAATGTGCCATCTCCCTAGCGGAGTGTCTGATAATCTCGATTCTGCAGCGTAAGCTCCTGCACCACGAGTACACCTTGCTGCGGTTTCCGAATGTGTGTCACGTGTGCTTCGAGTACGACATCGGTAAACTGAAGCCCTGCACCGGATGCCACCAGATATTCTACTGCAGCGAGGAACACCGCCTGGTGGATGCGGAAAAACATGACCAGTGGTGCGAAATGTACCGGGTCAATATGATGCTTGATGCGG ATTATCCCACTCGGCTGGAAACATTCGGTTTCTCAAAACTGAACGCATTCAAGCGAGTAAAATTCCCGGTGGACACGTTCGATCTGGTAAACTTGGTATACAGTGCCAACATTCCTTGTAGGCCGGAATCCATAGAAGATCTCAATGACCTAAAATTCGTATCGAACTATTCCCATGTCAGTACCATTTTGTACGCATTGAATTTGACCTACATGTATGAAGAACTGCAGGAAACGCTGGTAGTGTATGTCGTCGGTGCCGAGTACGAGATTGTGTACTTCGACTATAACACATGCTCGGTGATATTCACCTTCATACCCCAGATCCGGAATGTGGTAATCCATTTCATCGGGCCTGCTCTCAGTTCCATCAAAGACGAAATCGAACTCAACTACGAAGGCGCCCGTTCGGTTAAGATGTACTACCACAAAGCATTTTTCCATTCCTTGGAACCGGCGCAACCAATGGACCGACCTCAGATCATCATAAGCTTCAACTGTGGCTTCCATGAGCACATCGATTCCAACAGGGACACTTGGACCCACAGCTTGGTACGATTGCTTCGCTTCGTCAACATTCCAATTGTGTTCACTTCGTACACCCGTGAGGAAGCCTGCCAGGATTGTGCCATTGTCTACAGCATCggcaaaaaaatcaagaaaaaagaGCTCGTTTTTGTGAAACGCGCCATCGATAATCCGTACAAGGATTACAAACCGTTGCGTAACACGAATCACATGGACGGCTGCGACGAGCTGTATTATTCCAATGGGTACTTCAGTCTGGTGGTTAGTCGAGTGCCCTAA